From a single Microbacterium terrisoli genomic region:
- the nusB gene encoding transcription antitermination factor NusB produces the protein MSARTKARKRAMDILYQSDVRDETLATMLAAEAKRAANEPAREASWLYAREIVDGIIDNQGEIDEQITTSARDWSLPRMPTIDRALLRIGTWEILYNDEVPAAVAIDEAVELAKEFSTDDSGAFVHGVLARIARSS, from the coding sequence ATGAGCGCACGCACCAAGGCGCGCAAGCGCGCGATGGACATCCTCTACCAGTCCGATGTCAGAGACGAGACGCTGGCGACGATGCTGGCCGCCGAGGCCAAGCGTGCGGCCAACGAGCCCGCCCGCGAGGCGTCATGGCTGTATGCACGCGAGATCGTGGACGGCATCATCGACAATCAGGGCGAGATCGACGAGCAGATCACGACCTCGGCGCGCGACTGGAGCCTGCCGCGCATGCCCACCATCGACCGGGCACTGCTGCGCATCGGCACCTGGGAGATCCTGTACAACGACGAGGTGCCCGCCGCAGTCGCGATCGATGAGGCCGTGGAGCTGGCCAAGGAATTCTCGACCGACGACTCCGGCGCGTTCGTGCACGGCGTGCTCGCGCGCATCGCCCGCTCGTCCTGA
- the efp gene encoding elongation factor P — protein sequence MASTADIRNGVVLNLDGQLWSVVEFQHVKPGKGGAFVRTKLKNVVSGKTNDKTFNAGSKVEIENVDRRDFTYLYSDGDGFVFMDASDYDQITVAGAVVGDAKHFLLENQSVTIALHNGNPLYVEMPASVILEITYTEPGLQGDRSSAGTKAATVETGYEIQVPLFLETGTKVKVDTRTGDYLGRVN from the coding sequence ATGGCATCCACCGCAGACATCCGCAACGGCGTCGTCCTCAACCTCGACGGCCAGCTCTGGAGCGTCGTGGAGTTCCAGCACGTCAAGCCCGGCAAGGGCGGCGCGTTCGTCCGCACCAAGCTCAAGAACGTCGTCAGCGGCAAGACCAATGACAAGACGTTCAATGCCGGGTCGAAGGTCGAGATCGAGAACGTCGACCGCCGCGACTTCACCTACCTGTACAGCGACGGCGACGGCTTCGTGTTCATGGACGCGAGCGACTACGACCAGATCACCGTCGCAGGCGCCGTCGTCGGCGACGCGAAGCATTTCCTGCTCGAGAACCAGTCCGTGACGATCGCCTTGCACAACGGCAACCCGCTGTATGTCGAGATGCCCGCATCGGTCATCCTCGAAATCACCTACACCGAGCCCGGACTGCAGGGGGACCGCTCGTCGGCGGGCACGAAGGCGGCCACCGTCGAGACCGGATACGAGATCCAGGTTCCGCTGTTCCTCGAGACCGGCACCAAGGTCAAGGTCGACACCCGCACGGGCGACTACCTCGGCCGCGTCAACTGA
- a CDS encoding TetR/AcrR family transcriptional regulator, translated as MDLEEAETGRRRRGEELEQAILTAAWEQLLEDGYHGFTIDAVAERAQTSRSVVYRRWAGRDDLLDATLTFGLKLGRVPTPDTGTLRGDMLALLRAANAARSPIAPLMSVFMGAYYADSGRTFAEVRNRAFGESSSRTLDEILERAIARGEADPGKLSPRVRTVASDLFRHDLLMTAAPLADDAVVAIVDEIFLPLVRP; from the coding sequence ATGGATCTTGAAGAGGCGGAAACCGGACGCCGCAGGCGGGGCGAAGAGCTCGAGCAGGCGATTCTGACGGCTGCGTGGGAGCAGCTTCTCGAGGACGGCTACCACGGCTTCACGATCGACGCTGTCGCCGAACGCGCGCAGACCAGCCGCTCTGTGGTCTACCGACGGTGGGCAGGCAGGGACGACCTGCTGGATGCGACGTTGACCTTCGGCTTGAAGCTCGGCCGCGTTCCGACGCCGGACACGGGAACCCTCCGCGGCGACATGCTCGCGCTGCTGCGCGCCGCCAATGCCGCGCGCAGTCCGATCGCCCCGCTGATGAGCGTGTTCATGGGTGCGTACTACGCCGATTCCGGCCGCACCTTCGCCGAGGTCCGCAACCGGGCGTTCGGCGAAAGCTCCAGCCGCACCCTCGACGAGATCCTCGAGCGCGCCATCGCACGCGGCGAAGCCGATCCCGGCAAGCTCTCTCCGCGGGTGCGGACGGTGGCCAGCGACCTGTTCCGCCATGACCTCCTGATGACGGCGGCACCCCTTGCCGACGACGCCGTCGTCGCGATCGTCGACGAGATCTTCCTGCCTCTGGTCCGTCCCTGA
- a CDS encoding MDR family MFS transporter translates to MTASPAIPAIPRSAVVTALSLIVGGMAVIFDSTIVSIALKTLATDLDVPVGTIQWVSTAYLLALGVTIPVVGWAQARVGGKRLWMIALVIFLVASIACSLAWNAASLIAFRVVQGIGGGILMPLMATLAIQQVPRGAAFGRLMAMVSLPAALGPILGPTIGGIILHWLDWRWMFWVNVPFCLLGLLLAWRFVPRDAPTGRSRLDLVGLLLASPGIVGILYGMSQVGAEGGFSRLDVWLPAVGGVVLLALFAWWAGRRPGTALIDVRLLRRRPVASSAVVMFLSGAALYGAMLLLPLFFQILHGVDVLTAGLLMIPQGVGALLSRTIAGRLTDTIGARIVAIGGFAVMGLATVPFALADASTSLWWLMAVLLVRGLGTGAVMIPVMAVAFVGLDRDDVPHASLITRLAQQLGGAFGTALLAVILQSAIGSHTSLTDLSQGFDTAFWWAVGFTVVAIGVCVVLPSRPRPPLAEPRAESAEVSPRPVRR, encoded by the coding sequence GTGACTGCTTCCCCCGCAATCCCCGCCATCCCCCGCAGTGCGGTGGTCACCGCACTGAGCCTCATCGTCGGCGGGATGGCGGTCATCTTCGACAGCACGATCGTCAGCATCGCGCTGAAGACCCTCGCCACCGATCTGGATGTGCCGGTCGGCACCATCCAGTGGGTCAGCACCGCGTACCTGCTGGCCCTCGGGGTGACGATTCCCGTCGTCGGGTGGGCGCAGGCGCGTGTCGGCGGCAAACGTCTGTGGATGATCGCGCTGGTGATCTTCCTGGTCGCCTCCATCGCCTGCTCGCTGGCGTGGAATGCCGCCAGCCTGATCGCGTTCCGTGTCGTGCAGGGCATCGGCGGCGGCATCCTCATGCCGTTGATGGCCACGCTTGCGATACAGCAGGTGCCCCGCGGCGCAGCGTTCGGGCGTCTGATGGCGATGGTGAGCCTGCCCGCAGCGCTGGGGCCGATCCTCGGGCCGACCATCGGCGGGATCATCCTGCACTGGCTGGACTGGCGCTGGATGTTCTGGGTCAACGTTCCGTTCTGCCTGCTCGGGCTGCTGCTGGCCTGGCGATTCGTCCCGCGCGACGCGCCGACCGGTCGTTCACGCCTCGACCTGGTCGGGCTGCTGCTGGCCTCCCCCGGCATCGTGGGAATTCTGTACGGGATGTCGCAGGTCGGCGCGGAGGGTGGCTTCTCACGGCTGGACGTGTGGCTGCCGGCGGTCGGCGGCGTGGTGCTGCTGGCCCTGTTCGCGTGGTGGGCCGGCCGCCGTCCGGGCACGGCGCTCATCGATGTCAGACTGCTGCGACGCCGGCCGGTCGCATCGTCTGCGGTGGTCATGTTCCTGTCGGGTGCAGCGCTGTACGGCGCGATGCTGCTGCTGCCCCTGTTCTTCCAGATCCTGCACGGCGTGGACGTGCTCACCGCTGGGCTGCTGATGATTCCGCAGGGGGTCGGCGCGCTGCTCAGCCGCACCATCGCGGGCCGTCTCACCGACACCATCGGCGCGCGCATCGTCGCCATCGGCGGGTTCGCGGTGATGGGTCTGGCCACCGTTCCGTTCGCCCTCGCTGACGCCTCGACGAGCCTGTGGTGGCTGATGGCGGTGCTCTTGGTCCGTGGCCTGGGCACCGGTGCGGTCATGATCCCCGTGATGGCGGTCGCCTTCGTGGGGCTCGACCGCGACGACGTCCCGCACGCGAGCCTGATCACCCGCCTCGCTCAGCAGTTGGGCGGAGCCTTCGGCACTGCGCTGCTGGCCGTCATCCTGCAATCGGCGATCGGGTCGCACACATCGCTGACCGACCTGTCGCAGGGATTCGACACCGCGTTCTGGTGGGCTGTGGGATTCACCGTCGTGGCGATCGGCGTCTGCGTCGTGTTGCCTTCGCGCCCGCGGCCTCCCCTGGCTGAGCCCCGCGCAGAGTCTGCGGAGGTCAGCCCTCGGCCCGTCCGGCGATGA
- a CDS encoding type II 3-dehydroquinate dehydratase, with protein MTMPRRLLLVNGPNLNLLGVREPEIYGTATLSDVERIASDAAAVHGFDVRAVQSNHEGVLIDAIHDAREDCAGIVINPGGLTHTSVVLRDALTGVALPVAEVHISDVSQREQFRHFSYVADVAAVHVIGEGVDGYATAVDLLVEVIAGRAEG; from the coding sequence GTGACCATGCCCCGCCGTCTCCTGCTCGTCAACGGGCCGAACCTCAACCTGCTCGGCGTGCGCGAGCCCGAGATCTACGGCACCGCGACGCTGAGCGACGTCGAGCGCATCGCGTCCGACGCCGCCGCGGTCCACGGCTTCGACGTGCGGGCCGTGCAGAGCAACCACGAGGGTGTGCTGATCGATGCGATCCACGACGCCCGCGAGGACTGCGCGGGCATCGTGATCAATCCCGGAGGGCTCACTCACACCTCGGTCGTGCTTCGCGACGCGCTCACCGGCGTCGCGCTGCCGGTCGCCGAAGTGCACATCTCCGATGTGTCGCAGCGCGAGCAGTTCCGCCACTTCTCGTATGTCGCCGATGTCGCCGCCGTCCACGTGATCGGCGAGGGAGTCGACGGTTACGCGACGGCTGTCGACCTGCTCGTGGAGGTCATCGCCGGACGGGCCGAGGGCTGA
- a CDS encoding helix-turn-helix domain-containing protein encodes MAAPQPVFDTSGYVRRARRLADLSQRELATQIGVDQSAISRVEGGRDLEVNTFLRILATANLRVAIVDASGEEVTAMPGDVVRDRAGRRKPAHLDVYARPETRARGDRVRA; translated from the coding sequence ATGGCAGCACCACAACCCGTCTTCGACACTTCGGGGTATGTCCGGCGCGCGCGGCGGCTGGCGGATCTGAGCCAACGGGAGCTTGCCACGCAGATCGGCGTCGATCAATCGGCGATCTCTCGTGTCGAGGGCGGCAGAGATCTCGAGGTGAACACGTTCCTCCGGATCCTCGCCACGGCGAATCTGCGAGTGGCGATCGTCGATGCGAGCGGCGAGGAGGTCACGGCGATGCCGGGCGACGTCGTCCGTGATCGCGCCGGCCGGCGCAAGCCCGCGCATCTCGACGTTTACGCACGACCTGAGACCCGAGCACGCGGCGATAGGGTGAGGGCGTGA
- the aroB gene encoding 3-dehydroquinate synthase: protein MTSDDAVEATADGTTRITVNGDRPYDVTIGRGILIDTLRAEVRDDVRKILLVHQPSMSFAADQIRQALSEGERQVLLAEIPDAEDGKRVEVASFCWQVMGQADFTRTDLVIGFGGGAVTDLAGFVAATWLRGVEIIQLPTSVLGMVDAGIGGKTGINTNEGKNLVGAFWPPRAVICDLELLDSLSTNERIAGFAEVVKAGFIWYPEILDLVEADPQIAIDPTSPAFRRCIELAIQMKARVVGEDLREAGLREVLNYGHTLGHAIEYNERYQWRHGAAVSVGMMFAAELSRLAGRLSDEAVERHRTVLGLLGLPITYRSSSWKSLLATMRRDKKARGAMLRFVVLDDIGRPTVMQAPDESLLFAAYQEIGE from the coding sequence ATGACTTCCGATGACGCTGTTGAGGCGACTGCCGATGGCACGACCCGGATCACGGTGAACGGCGACCGACCGTACGACGTGACGATCGGCCGCGGCATCCTGATCGACACCCTGCGCGCGGAGGTTCGCGACGATGTGCGCAAGATCCTGCTGGTGCATCAGCCGTCGATGTCGTTCGCGGCCGATCAGATCCGCCAGGCGCTCTCCGAAGGCGAGCGGCAGGTGCTGCTGGCTGAGATCCCCGACGCCGAGGACGGCAAAAGGGTGGAGGTGGCCTCTTTCTGCTGGCAGGTGATGGGGCAGGCCGACTTCACACGCACCGACTTGGTGATCGGCTTCGGCGGGGGAGCGGTGACCGACCTAGCCGGCTTCGTGGCGGCGACGTGGCTGCGCGGGGTGGAGATCATCCAGCTGCCGACCTCGGTGCTGGGCATGGTCGACGCCGGGATCGGCGGCAAGACCGGCATCAACACGAACGAGGGAAAGAACCTCGTGGGGGCGTTCTGGCCGCCGCGTGCCGTCATCTGCGATCTCGAACTGCTCGATTCGCTGTCGACGAACGAGCGGATCGCCGGGTTCGCCGAGGTCGTCAAGGCGGGATTCATCTGGTATCCCGAGATCCTCGACCTGGTGGAGGCGGACCCGCAGATCGCGATCGATCCGACGAGCCCGGCATTCCGGCGCTGCATCGAGCTGGCGATCCAGATGAAAGCGCGCGTGGTCGGCGAAGATCTGCGCGAAGCCGGGCTTCGCGAGGTGCTCAACTACGGCCACACGCTCGGACACGCGATCGAATACAACGAGCGCTATCAGTGGCGCCACGGCGCAGCCGTGAGCGTGGGGATGATGTTCGCCGCGGAGCTCTCGCGCCTGGCCGGTCGCCTCTCGGACGAAGCCGTGGAGCGTCACCGTACGGTGCTGGGGCTGCTCGGCCTGCCGATCACGTACCGGTCGAGCTCGTGGAAGTCGCTGCTGGCCACGATGCGCCGTGACAAGAAGGCGCGCGGTGCGATGCTGCGCTTCGTGGTGCTGGATGACATCGGACGCCCGACGGTCATGCAGGCCCCCGATGAGTCGCTGCTGTTCGCCGCCTACCAAGAGATCGGCGAGTGA
- a CDS encoding shikimate kinase → MTGRAVVLIGPMGAGKTSIGRKTAKALHVSFFDTDIAVSRAHGPIPEIFASEGEAQFREWERAAVIEALRTDGVVALGGGAILDADTRADLRRHPVVLLTVDPRTVAGRLQSTTRPLLQGDDALQRWKAVAAERGQLYDDLADVSFDTATGHIRDIVARVAEWVRAQWAAQDAAAVESESEAP, encoded by the coding sequence ATGACCGGCCGGGCTGTCGTGCTCATCGGACCGATGGGCGCCGGCAAGACGAGCATCGGTCGCAAGACCGCCAAGGCACTGCACGTCTCGTTCTTCGACACCGACATCGCCGTCAGTCGCGCTCACGGCCCGATCCCCGAGATCTTCGCGAGTGAGGGCGAGGCACAGTTCCGCGAGTGGGAGCGGGCCGCGGTGATCGAGGCTCTGCGCACCGATGGCGTCGTGGCACTCGGCGGTGGGGCGATCCTCGACGCCGACACGCGCGCCGATCTGCGGCGCCACCCGGTCGTGCTGCTGACGGTGGACCCGCGCACGGTCGCCGGGAGGTTGCAGTCCACGACCCGTCCGCTGCTGCAGGGCGATGACGCGCTGCAGCGCTGGAAGGCGGTCGCCGCCGAGCGCGGGCAGCTGTACGACGATCTGGCCGACGTGAGCTTCGACACGGCGACCGGGCATATCCGCGACATTGTGGCGCGCGTGGCCGAGTGGGTGCGTGCGCAGTGGGCTGCGCAGGATGCCGCAGCCGTCGAATCCGAAAGCGAGGCCCCGTGA
- the aroC gene encoding chorismate synthase, which translates to MLRVLTAGESHGPELVALMEGLPAGVPVSREAIQADLSRRKLGYGRGSRMKFEEDELTLSTGVRFGLSLGSPIAVRIGNTEWPKWTEVMSPEPVELTERSRGRGAALTRPRPGHADLVGMQKYGFDEARPILERASARETAARVALGAIARSFLGELGIRLVSHTLAIGPVQVPEGSPVPHPDDVAALDADPLRCFDAATSARMVEEVDAARKDGDTLGGIVEVLAYGLPPGLGSHVQWDRKLDGRLAQALMSIQAIKGVEIGDGFDTTRRRGSAAHDELFATDDGITRSSDRAGGTEGGMSTGTTLRVRAGMKPIATIPHALHTVDVATGEDASAHHQRSDVCAVPASGVVAEAMVAIVLAQVVLEKFGGDSVTETRRNLEGYLAAIPATLHTAGASDAALHGA; encoded by the coding sequence ATGCTCCGCGTGCTCACGGCCGGCGAATCCCACGGCCCCGAACTCGTCGCCCTGATGGAGGGCCTGCCTGCCGGCGTGCCCGTCTCCCGTGAGGCGATCCAGGCAGACCTCTCCCGTCGCAAGCTCGGCTATGGTCGCGGCTCGCGCATGAAATTCGAAGAGGATGAGCTCACCCTGTCGACGGGGGTCCGTTTCGGCCTGAGTCTGGGCAGTCCCATCGCGGTGCGCATCGGCAACACCGAATGGCCCAAGTGGACCGAGGTGATGAGCCCCGAGCCCGTCGAGCTGACCGAGCGCTCACGCGGGCGCGGTGCCGCCTTGACGCGGCCTCGACCCGGGCACGCCGACCTCGTGGGCATGCAGAAGTACGGTTTCGACGAAGCGCGCCCGATCCTGGAGCGCGCGAGCGCGCGAGAGACGGCGGCACGCGTCGCCCTCGGAGCGATCGCGCGGTCCTTCCTCGGCGAGCTCGGCATCCGCCTGGTCAGTCACACGCTCGCCATCGGCCCGGTGCAGGTGCCCGAAGGGTCGCCTGTTCCGCATCCCGACGACGTCGCAGCGCTGGACGCGGACCCGCTGCGGTGCTTCGACGCGGCCACCAGTGCACGGATGGTGGAAGAAGTCGATGCGGCGCGCAAGGACGGCGACACCCTCGGCGGCATCGTCGAGGTGCTCGCGTACGGCCTGCCTCCGGGGCTCGGTTCGCACGTGCAGTGGGACCGCAAGCTCGACGGCCGGCTCGCGCAGGCGCTGATGAGCATCCAGGCCATCAAGGGCGTCGAGATCGGCGATGGGTTCGACACCACGCGTCGGCGTGGATCGGCGGCCCACGACGAGCTGTTCGCGACCGATGACGGCATCACACGCTCATCTGACCGGGCGGGCGGGACCGAAGGCGGAATGTCGACGGGCACGACGCTGCGGGTGCGGGCGGGCATGAAGCCGATCGCGACGATCCCGCATGCGCTGCACACCGTCGATGTCGCGACCGGCGAAGACGCCTCGGCGCACCACCAGCGCTCGGACGTGTGCGCGGTGCCGGCGTCCGGCGTCGTCGCCGAGGCGATGGTCGCCATCGTGCTGGCCCAGGTGGTGCTCGAGAAGTTCGGTGGAGACAGCGTCACCGAGACCCGCCGCAACCTCGAGGGCTACCTCGCAGCGATCCCCGCCACGCTGCACACCGCTGGCGCCAGCGACGCCGCGCTGCACGGGGCATGA
- a CDS encoding shikimate dehydrogenase, producing the protein MLTSGHSLEVWGDPIEHSRSPELHAAAYRALGLDWSYDRRRVDEASFAARLGSLGAQLHGLSLTMPLKAAAHRASRTLDSRARLSQAVNTLLLAGDGPHGFNTDVGGIARDLRRHGFAGLDRARLVGSGATATSALLALAELGATHVEVRARRPDAAGRLEALGAQIGVEVHAERLEAARMSPVPLTLATLPGGAAVPDEVADAVAAEGGTLYDVVYGHWPTDLARAWERRGSDPAVPGIGMLIEQALLQVRVFVGGDPDVPLPDEDRVLAAMRAAVMAG; encoded by the coding sequence ATGCTGACCTCCGGCCACTCGCTCGAAGTCTGGGGCGATCCCATCGAGCACAGCCGGTCACCCGAGCTGCACGCCGCGGCCTATCGCGCGCTCGGGCTCGACTGGTCGTACGATCGCAGGCGCGTGGACGAGGCATCCTTCGCCGCCCGACTCGGGTCGCTGGGCGCCCAGCTGCACGGGCTGTCGCTGACGATGCCGTTGAAGGCCGCCGCGCATCGCGCGTCGCGCACGCTCGACAGCCGCGCCCGGCTGTCGCAGGCGGTGAACACGCTGCTGCTGGCCGGTGACGGCCCGCACGGGTTCAACACCGATGTGGGCGGTATCGCACGCGACCTTCGCCGACACGGCTTCGCAGGCCTTGACCGCGCGCGCCTCGTGGGCTCGGGAGCCACAGCGACATCGGCGCTGCTCGCGCTGGCAGAGCTCGGCGCGACGCACGTGGAAGTGCGGGCACGCCGCCCCGACGCCGCAGGCCGCCTGGAGGCACTGGGGGCGCAGATCGGCGTGGAGGTGCATGCAGAGCGGCTCGAGGCCGCGCGGATGTCGCCGGTGCCGCTGACACTGGCCACGCTGCCGGGCGGTGCCGCGGTGCCCGATGAGGTCGCCGACGCCGTGGCCGCCGAGGGCGGGACGCTCTACGACGTGGTGTACGGCCATTGGCCGACGGATCTGGCTCGCGCGTGGGAACGACGGGGCAGCGACCCGGCGGTGCCGGGGATCGGGATGCTCATCGAGCAGGCGCTGCTGCAGGTGCGCGTCTTCGTGGGCGGCGACCCCGATGTGCCGCTGCCGGACGAGGACCGGGTGCTGGCCGCGATGCGCGCGGCCGTCATGGCGGGCTGA
- the mltG gene encoding endolytic transglycosylase MltG, with protein sequence MPDIPHDPWPGQGGPAPEEPPATGPVTPPAPGSRRAARVAAQQEAARRAAAAQPAADPEEAEREAVRQATLQHEMATRAHQVPDNPLFAGDAAWTRESLVVSAPADDGDSASRLNRTDTFTALLTGPQPTHDPAATPLVPEARDLHRGDAEPSHRGSFEALFTGEVGTDSIGTVPPKKTKRQKRRGRWIAFGIVVVVLAGIGAGALYVWSTYEDQIRAVMGWQEPQDYESGLAHGEALVTIVDGDTGASVSKTLNAAGVTKTSSVFYDMLVSAGENPTFYPGVYKLQKQMTAAAALKALEDPASKLQNSVLLPEGLTETQILKRVSDSLKMPQEDLKAAAAKPAAFGVKAKTLEGWLFPAMYTFAPGATASDVIKTMVDRTVQSLDKAGVPAADRQRILTIGSIIQREARNSDDFYKVSRVIENRLQPNNSETGGKLQMDSTAQYGYGEMHDGSASSSSAALKDPNPWNTYVRPGLPAGPIASPGDLAIDAAMHPVKGPWFYFVTVNMDTGETVFSTTYAEQEKAVAQMREWCSAHPDSGC encoded by the coding sequence ATGCCCGACATCCCCCACGACCCCTGGCCCGGCCAGGGTGGTCCCGCCCCCGAGGAGCCGCCTGCCACCGGACCCGTCACCCCACCCGCGCCCGGCTCGCGCCGGGCGGCCCGTGTGGCGGCACAGCAGGAGGCTGCTCGACGCGCGGCAGCCGCGCAACCGGCCGCCGATCCTGAAGAAGCCGAACGCGAAGCGGTGCGGCAGGCGACCCTGCAGCACGAGATGGCGACGCGGGCGCACCAGGTGCCCGACAATCCGCTGTTCGCCGGTGACGCGGCATGGACGCGGGAGTCGCTTGTCGTGTCAGCGCCGGCCGATGACGGGGATTCCGCATCGCGTCTGAACCGCACGGACACGTTCACGGCGCTGCTGACCGGTCCGCAGCCCACGCACGACCCCGCCGCGACCCCTTTGGTGCCCGAAGCGAGGGATCTGCACCGCGGTGACGCGGAGCCGTCTCACCGCGGGTCGTTCGAGGCGCTGTTCACCGGCGAGGTCGGCACCGATAGCATCGGCACGGTGCCGCCGAAGAAGACGAAACGTCAGAAGCGCCGAGGACGATGGATCGCCTTCGGCATCGTCGTGGTCGTGTTGGCCGGCATCGGCGCGGGTGCGCTGTATGTGTGGTCGACGTACGAAGACCAGATCCGCGCCGTCATGGGATGGCAGGAGCCGCAGGACTACGAGTCGGGCCTGGCGCATGGAGAAGCGCTCGTGACGATCGTCGACGGCGACACGGGTGCCAGCGTGTCCAAGACGCTCAATGCCGCGGGAGTGACCAAGACCTCATCGGTCTTCTACGACATGCTCGTCTCGGCCGGCGAGAACCCGACGTTCTATCCCGGTGTGTACAAGCTGCAGAAGCAGATGACCGCGGCCGCCGCGTTGAAGGCGCTGGAGGATCCGGCCTCGAAGCTGCAGAACTCGGTGCTGCTGCCTGAGGGCCTCACCGAGACCCAGATCCTCAAACGTGTCTCCGACAGCCTGAAGATGCCACAGGAAGACCTGAAGGCCGCGGCTGCGAAGCCCGCCGCGTTCGGTGTGAAGGCGAAGACGCTCGAAGGCTGGCTGTTCCCCGCGATGTACACGTTCGCGCCCGGGGCCACGGCATCCGACGTCATCAAGACCATGGTCGACCGCACGGTGCAGTCTCTCGACAAGGCCGGCGTACCGGCCGCCGACCGGCAGCGGATCCTCACGATCGGCTCCATCATCCAGCGCGAGGCGCGCAACAGCGACGACTTCTACAAGGTCTCGCGGGTCATCGAGAACCGCCTGCAGCCGAACAACAGCGAGACCGGCGGCAAGCTGCAGATGGACTCCACGGCCCAATACGGCTACGGCGAGATGCACGACGGCTCGGCCAGTTCGTCGTCGGCGGCGCTGAAGGACCCGAACCCGTGGAACACGTACGTGCGCCCCGGTCTGCCGGCAGGGCCGATCGCGAGCCCCGGCGACCTGGCCATCGACGCTGCCATGCACCCGGTGAAGGGTCCGTGGTTCTACTTCGTGACCGTGAACATGGACACCGGCGAGACGGTGTTCAGCACGACCTACGCCGAGCAGGAGAAGGCGGTCGCCCAGATGCGGGAGTGGTGCTCCGCACACCCTGATTCGGGATGCTGA
- the ruvX gene encoding Holliday junction resolvase RuvX: protein MSDGGVSPSGFRHGIRLAVDVGKARVGVARSDPDGLLAVPVETVPRAGEPIARLLAIADEYDALEFVVGLPLNLSGHDTPSTTDAREFAAALAAASPRPVRVIDERLSTVSAHNALRASGRSQRSSRSIVDQVAAVVFLQHALDIEKRTAEPAGDLIPPAQEPA from the coding sequence GTGAGCGACGGCGGCGTTTCGCCGAGCGGATTCCGTCACGGGATCCGCTTGGCGGTCGACGTCGGAAAGGCGCGCGTCGGGGTCGCGCGCAGCGACCCGGACGGGCTGCTCGCGGTGCCGGTGGAGACGGTGCCGCGCGCCGGCGAGCCGATCGCCCGATTGCTGGCGATCGCCGATGAGTACGACGCGCTCGAGTTCGTCGTCGGGCTGCCCCTGAACCTCAGCGGGCACGACACGCCGTCGACGACGGATGCCAGAGAATTCGCAGCGGCGCTGGCGGCGGCATCCCCTCGCCCCGTGCGCGTGATCGATGAGCGCCTGAGCACGGTCTCTGCGCACAACGCACTGCGTGCTTCCGGTCGATCTCAGCGTTCATCTCGTAGCATTGTGGATCAGGTCGCCGCGGTGGTCTTCCTCCAGCACGCGCTCGACATCGAGAAACGGACGGCAGAGCCGGCCGGCGATCTGATTCCCCCAGCGCAGGAGCCCGCCTGA